From Ruminococcus sp. HUN007, a single genomic window includes:
- a CDS encoding threonine/serine exporter family protein, whose product MPANYKAWNLSLAAAFACCAFTFLLGGGPAEMLFAFFGAGVGQFVRKKLIEHHITLLANVACAVASSCCTYVILIKLAEMFFGISEAHQSGYICSMLFVIPGFPLITGGIDLAKLDLRSGLERLTYAFLIIITATLTGWLAAFTFRFTPADFPELSIDPVLKLVFRMAASFVGVYGFSFLFNSKRKMALTAGMIGMIANTLRLELVDFTSVPVSAAAFIGAFSAGIMASLIKAKIGYPRITLTVPSIVIMVPGMFLYKGIYYLGLNDVNTGIMWLSKAIMLIAALPLGLIAARILTDKNFRKSS is encoded by the coding sequence ATGCCGGCCAACTATAAGGCATGGAATCTTTCACTTGCTGCTGCGTTTGCGTGCTGTGCGTTTACGTTCCTTCTCGGCGGCGGTCCTGCTGAAATGCTGTTTGCGTTTTTCGGAGCGGGAGTAGGGCAGTTCGTGCGCAAGAAACTCATTGAACATCATATAACCCTGCTGGCCAATGTTGCCTGCGCAGTGGCATCTTCGTGCTGTACCTACGTTATTCTTATAAAACTTGCCGAGATGTTTTTCGGCATTTCCGAGGCACATCAGTCCGGATACATCTGCTCGATGCTTTTTGTGATACCGGGATTTCCTCTTATCACCGGCGGCATCGACCTTGCAAAGCTTGATCTTCGTTCGGGTCTTGAACGTCTCACCTATGCCTTCCTTATTATAATCACGGCAACACTGACCGGATGGCTGGCGGCCTTTACTTTCAGGTTTACACCTGCAGATTTTCCTGAGCTTTCGATTGATCCTGTGCTGAAACTCGTTTTCAGGATGGCTGCAAGCTTTGTGGGTGTGTACGGATTCTCTTTCCTTTTCAACAGCAAAAGAAAGATGGCTCTCACAGCCGGAATGATAGGCATGATCGCCAACACTCTTCGTCTTGAACTTGTTGATTTCACATCCGTTCCGGTAAGTGCGGCGGCTTTCATCGGCGCTTTTTCAGCCGGAATAATGGCTTCACTTATCAAGGCGAAAATCGGATATCCGCGAATCACACTTACAGTTCCGTCGATAGTTATCATGGTTCCGGGAATGTTCCTCTACAAGGGTATCTACTACCTGGGACTCAACGATGTAAATACAGGCATCATGTGGCTTTCAAAGGCAATAATGCTAATAGCCGCACTTCCTCTCGGACTTATAGCTGCCAGAATTCTTACCGATAAAAACTTCAGAAAGAGCAGCTGA
- a CDS encoding Hsp20/alpha crystallin family protein produces the protein MFGLTPFERKGYDIFNPFDDFEKEFFGNRMMPMHRPEQEFRTDIQESDTDYVLEADLPGFKKEDISIDISKDLLTISAKHEEKKEEKNEDGKFIRKERYSGMYSRSFGIAGIDSDNISAEYNDGVLKVTMPKLTQSQEKRRLEIK, from the coding sequence ATGTTTGGACTTACACCGTTTGAAAGAAAAGGTTACGATATCTTTAATCCGTTTGATGATTTCGAAAAAGAATTCTTCGGCAACAGAATGATGCCTATGCACAGACCTGAACAGGAATTCAGAACAGATATTCAGGAGTCAGATACTGATTATGTTCTTGAAGCAGATCTTCCGGGATTTAAAAAGGAAGATATAAGCATAGATATTTCAAAGGATCTTCTGACTATCTCCGCTAAACATGAAGAGAAAAAGGAAGAAAAGAATGAGGACGGAAAGTTCATCAGGAAAGAAAGATATTCCGGCATGTACAGCAGAAGCTTCGGCATTGCAGGTATCGATTCCGATAACATTTCCGCAGAATACAATGACGGCGTTCTGAAGGTAACAATGCCGAAATTGACTCAGTCACAGGAAAAGAGAAGACTTGAGATCAAATAA
- a CDS encoding ATP-binding cassette domain-containing protein has product MSLEVKNLSKKYGEKTVVDNLSFVMKDPGVYALLGTNGAGKTTSIRMMLGMLAHDTGEVLWKGKPLDSVTCNVGYLAEERGLYPKYSLMDQLLYFASLRNVPKGEAQKRIKYWAERFEVEEYIYPGKSAKGKKIPPKKPEQLSKGNQQKIQLISALISDPELLILDEPLSGLDPVNTDLFKSVIHEQIAKEKYLIMSSHQMPTIEEFCTDITILNRSKTVLQGNLNDIKKSYGRVNLFVKCEGDIIPLAEECGVKLVSQKETEYQFKVTGDDQANELLSKIIANRIVVVKFELREPSLHEIFIEKVGAVNEEK; this is encoded by the coding sequence ATGTCGCTGGAAGTGAAAAATCTGTCTAAAAAATACGGAGAAAAGACAGTGGTTGACAATCTGTCATTTGTAATGAAAGATCCGGGTGTATATGCGCTTCTCGGAACAAACGGTGCCGGAAAAACAACATCTATCAGAATGATGCTCGGCATGCTCGCACACGACACAGGCGAGGTGCTCTGGAAAGGCAAACCGCTTGATTCAGTTACCTGCAACGTCGGCTATCTGGCCGAGGAACGAGGACTGTATCCTAAGTATTCACTTATGGATCAGCTTCTTTACTTTGCTTCTTTACGTAACGTGCCGAAGGGCGAAGCACAGAAAAGAATAAAATACTGGGCTGAACGTTTTGAAGTTGAAGAATACATCTATCCGGGAAAGTCGGCCAAGGGAAAGAAGATACCACCGAAGAAGCCTGAACAGCTCTCAAAGGGCAACCAGCAGAAAATACAGCTTATCTCAGCTCTTATTTCCGATCCTGAGCTTCTCATACTTGACGAACCTTTAAGCGGTCTTGACCCTGTGAATACCGACCTCTTCAAGTCAGTTATCCACGAACAGATCGCAAAGGAAAAATATCTTATCATGTCGAGTCACCAGATGCCTACAATTGAGGAATTCTGCACTGACATAACCATCCTGAACAGGAGTAAAACAGTTCTTCAGGGCAATCTCAATGATATCAAGAAAAGCTACGGACGAGTAAATCTTTTTGTAAAGTGTGAGGGCGACATTATTCCGCTTGCCGAAGAGTGCGGAGTAAAACTCGTAAGTCAGAAGGAAACCGAATACCAGTTTAAGGTCACAGGCGACGATCAGGCGAATGAGCTTCTCTCGAAAATTATAGCTAACAGGATCGTTGTGGTGAAATTTGAACTCCGCGAACCTTCGCTTCACGAGATCTTTATTGAAAAGGTTGGTGCCGTCAATGAAGAAAAGTGA
- a CDS encoding AAA family ATPase — protein sequence MLKEIATGTSDFCKIRERNNFLVDKTLFIKEWWNKADEVTLITRPRRFGKTLNMSMLECFFSTDYKNRSDLFEGLKISEYPEIMKFQGTIPVIALSFSTVKNDKVFEMKNNIASIIKIHYIRNNEIVHGSDKISEDYKKEYDRIKNGFTVKEPKDFDENLVAKSVLFLSEVLSIEYGKKVIILLDEYDTPLQEAWTQGSWNEILSFMRLLFTSTFKDNKFMDRAVMTGITRVSKESLFSGMNNLLICSLSNEIYQDYFGFTEQEVFDAMDEYGYTNKDEIKFWYDGFNIGRLTDIYNPMSVTFFLNSGKIDSYWANSSSNDLVSKLIRQGSKDIKSDFENLLNGGSVTKKLDEQLVFNKLSTSQSAIWSLLVMSGYLKSNLIRDKLYEIRIVNHETMLLLRNLIEGWFDETVVGYYSDFIKSFLNCDTDSMNEYMNRIVFSSISTFDSAYNEDDFLAPEKFYHGLVLGMLVELRERYAVKSNRESGFGRYDIMLVPHDKKDRAFIIEFKVVNKNKKETLETALTNALAQIEEKKYEQELLDLGATDDNIIKYGFAFEGKKVLIGQG from the coding sequence ATGTTAAAGGAAATAGCAACCGGCACCTCTGATTTTTGCAAAATAAGAGAACGAAACAATTTTCTTGTTGATAAGACATTGTTTATCAAAGAGTGGTGGAACAAAGCAGATGAAGTAACACTCATCACACGTCCACGCCGCTTTGGCAAGACGCTGAACATGAGTATGCTCGAATGTTTTTTCAGCACTGATTATAAAAACCGTTCAGATCTTTTTGAAGGCTTAAAAATATCAGAATATCCTGAAATAATGAAATTTCAGGGAACGATTCCGGTTATCGCATTAAGTTTCTCAACGGTAAAAAACGACAAAGTTTTTGAAATGAAAAATAATATAGCTTCGATCATCAAAATTCATTATATTAGAAATAATGAGATCGTCCATGGCAGCGATAAGATCAGCGAAGACTATAAAAAAGAATACGACCGTATAAAAAATGGTTTTACTGTAAAAGAGCCGAAAGACTTTGATGAAAATCTTGTTGCCAAATCGGTTTTATTCTTATCTGAAGTACTGTCAATCGAATACGGTAAAAAGGTAATTATTCTTCTGGATGAATATGATACTCCGCTGCAGGAAGCCTGGACACAAGGTTCCTGGAATGAAATACTGTCATTTATGCGCCTGCTTTTTACTTCCACATTCAAAGATAATAAATTCATGGACCGGGCAGTAATGACCGGTATTACCAGAGTGAGCAAGGAATCATTGTTTTCAGGTATGAACAATCTTCTTATATGTTCGCTTTCGAATGAAATTTATCAGGATTATTTCGGATTTACTGAACAGGAAGTATTCGATGCAATGGATGAATACGGATACACGAACAAAGATGAGATCAAATTCTGGTACGATGGATTCAATATAGGAAGACTTACAGATATCTACAATCCTATGTCTGTAACGTTCTTCTTAAATTCCGGAAAGATAGATTCGTACTGGGCAAACTCCAGCTCAAACGATCTGGTAAGCAAACTGATACGTCAAGGCAGCAAAGATATTAAATCTGATTTTGAAAATCTTCTAAACGGCGGATCGGTTACCAAAAAACTTGATGAGCAGCTGGTGTTTAATAAACTTAGCACATCACAGAGTGCAATCTGGAGTTTGCTTGTAATGAGCGGTTACCTTAAAAGTAATCTGATCAGAGATAAACTTTATGAAATTCGGATCGTTAATCATGAGACTATGCTGCTGCTAAGAAATCTGATCGAAGGATGGTTTGATGAAACAGTTGTCGGTTATTACAGCGATTTTATAAAGTCATTCTTGAACTGCGATACAGATTCAATGAACGAATATATGAACAGAATAGTATTTTCATCAATCAGTACATTTGATTCTGCATATAATGAAGATGATTTTCTTGCGCCGGAAAAATTCTATCACGGACTTGTTCTCGGCATGCTGGTTGAGTTAAGAGAACGCTATGCTGTAAAATCGAACCGTGAAAGCGGATTCGGAAGATATGACATTATGCTCGTTCCACATGACAAGAAAGACAGGGCATTTATCATCGAATTCAAAGTAGTAAACAAAAATAAAAAAGAAACACTTGAAACCGCCTTGACAAATGCACTTGCTCAGATTGAAGAAAAGAAATATGAGCAGGAACTCCTTGATCTTGGGGCAACTGATGACAATATCATAAAGTACGGTTTTGCCTTTGAGGGAAAGAAAGTGCTTATCGGGCAGGGATGA
- a CDS encoding zinc ribbon domain-containing protein, translated as MYCVKCGKFLDNDDRFCPACGKSNPDYLFCMKCGKPLDSKTRFCSGCGSQNPNFDYDPYTPGINPPPSGYNGGQNYDPNPMNNQSFAQNKAQGVTPQSYGQTISPYADDPVPNAQANAAQNSVPPVYTAENANAVGFVNSGTPAPDMNSSINNTNINGMKNNKKTGHIVAAGIAVMIAAIAGITIAGAKIGQQIGRGASPRNHSYSDNYTPKEYTFNPLNNIKEPEVIWETDTVKVSTLNIIHDSSFSSSAKLQLQIENKSDNDILVRTDKVLINGYDVNASVYESVSKKSTVTDSVYIDLDILEKLNIENINNIDLWFKTENKQDYNVVETSDKITVETKNTADNEPFVPDTILFDHDGVRIGYYGTEYSSRYDNSMNVEVYFENNTDKIIDFDLDSFQINGKDIKPYQHTVLYPESKGIFDFWLSEEKLKTIRIDSVEDIDDIVFSVEGTHQTEDAETHRAKTEKVFSTGDLKVSTH; from the coding sequence ATGTATTGTGTTAAATGCGGTAAATTTCTTGATAATGACGACCGTTTCTGTCCGGCCTGCGGAAAAAGCAATCCGGATTATTTATTCTGTATGAAATGCGGCAAGCCGCTTGACAGCAAGACCCGTTTCTGCTCAGGATGCGGTTCCCAGAACCCGAATTTTGATTATGATCCGTATACTCCCGGTATAAACCCTCCTCCATCCGGTTATAACGGTGGCCAGAATTACGATCCGAATCCTATGAATAACCAGAGCTTTGCCCAGAACAAAGCACAGGGCGTGACACCTCAGAGTTACGGTCAGACTATATCACCATATGCTGATGATCCTGTCCCGAACGCACAGGCAAATGCCGCACAGAACAGTGTTCCTCCGGTATATACAGCTGAAAACGCCAATGCTGTAGGCTTTGTAAATTCAGGAACACCTGCACCGGATATGAACAGCAGCATAAATAACACTAACATTAACGGCATGAAAAATAATAAAAAGACGGGGCATATCGTAGCTGCCGGAATAGCCGTAATGATCGCAGCAATAGCCGGTATCACCATAGCTGGCGCTAAAATCGGTCAGCAAATTGGACGCGGAGCTTCTCCGCGAAACCACAGCTACAGTGATAACTATACGCCTAAGGAATACACTTTCAACCCATTGAACAACATAAAGGAACCTGAGGTCATCTGGGAAACGGACACTGTGAAGGTCTCCACTCTGAACATCATCCACGACAGCAGTTTCTCCTCCAGCGCAAAACTTCAGCTTCAGATTGAAAACAAATCCGATAACGATATTCTTGTAAGAACTGATAAAGTTCTCATAAACGGTTATGATGTTAACGCATCCGTTTATGAGTCCGTTTCCAAAAAAAGTACAGTCACTGACTCTGTTTACATTGACCTTGATATACTTGAAAAACTGAATATTGAAAACATAAACAATATTGACCTGTGGTTTAAAACAGAGAACAAACAGGACTACAACGTGGTCGAAACATCGGACAAGATCACAGTTGAAACGAAAAACACTGCTGACAACGAGCCTTTTGTACCGGATACAATATTATTCGATCATGACGGTGTAAGGATCGGCTACTACGGAACAGAATATTCAAGCCGCTACGATAACTCCATGAATGTTGAAGTTTATTTTGAAAACAATACAGATAAAATAATCGACTTTGATCTGGATTCATTTCAGATCAACGGCAAGGATATTAAACCGTACCAGCATACAGTATTATATCCGGAATCAAAAGGTATCTTTGACTTCTGGTTATCTGAAGAAAAACTGAAAACGATCAGAATTGACTCTGTCGAAGATATTGATGACATAGTATTTTCAGTGGAAGGAACACATCAGACAGAAGATGCAGAAACACACCGTGCAAAAACTGAGAAGGTTTTCAGCACAGGTGATCTGAAAGTCTCAACTCATTAA
- a CDS encoding ABC transporter permease, translating to MGKIMKFTFLRHTETASYRLSTLIVAVILFALGVCGFMFADKLDESSDMPTTVKKVYVCDSSALKGASYDRLCQSDNEFYKDVVFENLDCTAEEAVEKAAADGDHTLVLEVKDDENGEDFRARIIKPENFDDSDKQAKRFATFVDNNIGYVLSNAAGLTEAQNTEYFTDTKIETSVVGEDESSFADHMIKNVIPLLSGIILYMMLCIYGQGVARCIVVEKDSKMMESLLVFTKPYDLIFGKILGMYFAAILQFFVWIAAAVAGVAAGVSGSASAGKAIGKLLDKFSAQGGFTVPAVLAGIIAIAIGFLLYIALAAFTGSFASKTEEISNYFGIYTMAVVACWMFPYFNQLNGNDHMLKILRYVPFTAPFTVPADIIVGNITMPTALISIVLMVIATAAVVFLAAKVYKLLVLYRGEPVKIKDVIKMLRNANKSKA from the coding sequence ATGGGAAAGATCATGAAATTTACATTTCTCCGTCATACCGAGACTGCTTCCTACAGACTTTCAACTCTTATCGTAGCTGTTATTCTCTTTGCTCTCGGAGTCTGCGGATTCATGTTTGCTGATAAACTGGACGAGAGCAGCGATATGCCGACTACAGTCAAAAAGGTTTATGTCTGCGATTCAAGTGCGCTTAAGGGTGCTTCCTATGACAGACTCTGTCAGTCGGACAATGAGTTTTACAAGGACGTTGTTTTTGAAAATCTTGACTGTACGGCAGAAGAGGCAGTGGAAAAAGCTGCGGCCGACGGAGATCATACTCTTGTGCTCGAAGTTAAGGATGACGAAAACGGAGAAGATTTCCGTGCCAGAATTATAAAGCCTGAAAACTTTGATGATTCAGACAAGCAGGCAAAGCGCTTTGCCACTTTTGTTGATAATAACATCGGATATGTACTGAGTAATGCGGCCGGTCTTACGGAAGCGCAGAATACAGAATACTTTACAGATACAAAAATCGAAACAAGTGTTGTCGGTGAGGATGAAAGTTCGTTTGCCGATCATATGATAAAGAACGTTATTCCGCTGCTTTCCGGTATCATTCTCTACATGATGCTCTGTATCTACGGTCAGGGTGTTGCAAGATGCATCGTAGTTGAAAAAGACTCGAAGATGATGGAGTCACTGCTGGTATTTACAAAGCCGTATGACCTGATCTTCGGAAAGATACTCGGCATGTATTTTGCAGCCATTCTTCAGTTTTTCGTCTGGATCGCAGCAGCTGTTGCAGGTGTGGCTGCCGGAGTATCCGGTTCAGCTTCGGCAGGAAAGGCGATAGGCAAACTGCTTGATAAGTTCTCGGCTCAGGGAGGATTTACAGTTCCTGCTGTATTGGCCGGCATTATTGCGATAGCCATAGGCTTCCTGCTCTATATCGCTCTTGCGGCCTTCACAGGTTCATTTGCGTCAAAAACTGAAGAGATAAGCAATTATTTCGGAATATATACTATGGCAGTTGTTGCCTGCTGGATGTTCCCGTATTTCAATCAGTTAAACGGTAACGACCATATGCTGAAGATCCTCCGTTACGTTCCGTTCACAGCGCCGTTTACCGTTCCTGCCGATATTATAGTCGGAAATATAACGATGCCGACAGCACTGATCAGCATCGTGCTTATGGTGATCGCCACTGCTGCAGTGGTTTTCCTTGCAGCGAAAGTATACAAGCTCCTCGTCCTTTACCGCGGAGAACCGGTTAAGATAAAGGACGTAATAAAGATGCTCCGCAATGCAAATAAGAGCAAAGCGTAA
- a CDS encoding threonine/serine exporter family protein — protein MSKFRKQHMKIQWHELLDEENEELAAENASLKEKATLVGRVGLMMLASGTGAWRVRASMNKISRALGIVCNADIGLLSISYTCVENGETYTNAISINTTGVNTDRLNAIEFFADSFTERAGKYSVKTVPQDPRQDRKYAGQL, from the coding sequence TTGAGTAAGTTCAGAAAACAGCACATGAAGATCCAGTGGCACGAGCTCCTCGATGAGGAAAATGAGGAACTGGCAGCCGAAAATGCGTCGCTTAAGGAAAAGGCTACTCTGGTCGGCCGTGTCGGACTTATGATGCTTGCATCCGGTACCGGAGCGTGGAGAGTGCGCGCGTCGATGAACAAGATATCCCGTGCTCTCGGCATCGTCTGCAACGCCGACATAGGTCTGCTTTCCATTTCATACACCTGCGTGGAAAACGGTGAAACCTACACCAATGCTATATCGATAAACACAACCGGTGTAAATACTGACCGGCTGAATGCCATCGAGTTTTTTGCCGACAGCTTTACGGAGCGGGCAGGAAAGTATTCGGTAAAAACAGTTCCACAGGATCCTCGACAAGATCGAAAGTATGCCGGCCAACTATAA
- a CDS encoding 4Fe-4S single cluster domain-containing protein, whose translation MGIIKNYADADHIRISWYTKKTDLLGPFLRSVLWVQGCSRNCPGCIAAHTHSPDGGKTVRIAEIAKEFAGAAETEGMTVSGGEPFHQADRICRLTGEIRKSRPDYGLIVYTGYTYEELSFSDEKPVKELLKLTDILIDGAYVQELDDDKGLRGSSNQRVIQLTDRYSEHMEMYINPAARKSSYEINGEYFRMTGIPSQNSKELMRKLGII comes from the coding sequence ATGGGAATAATAAAGAATTACGCAGACGCGGATCATATAAGGATCTCGTGGTACACAAAAAAAACGGACCTGTTAGGTCCGTTTTTAAGATCTGTATTATGGGTACAGGGATGCAGCCGGAACTGTCCGGGGTGTATTGCAGCTCACACTCATTCGCCTGACGGAGGTAAAACAGTCAGAATAGCTGAGATCGCGAAGGAGTTTGCGGGGGCAGCTGAAACGGAAGGCATGACCGTTTCGGGCGGTGAGCCATTTCACCAGGCGGACAGGATCTGCCGGCTCACAGGAGAGATAAGAAAGAGCCGTCCTGATTACGGGCTGATCGTCTATACCGGATATACTTATGAGGAGCTGAGTTTCTCGGATGAGAAGCCTGTAAAGGAGCTTCTGAAACTCACCGACATACTCATCGACGGAGCTTACGTGCAGGAGCTTGATGATGACAAAGGACTGCGCGGCTCGTCAAATCAGCGTGTCATCCAGCTGACTGACAGGTATTCTGAGCATATGGAGATGTATATAAATCCTGCAGCCAGAAAGAGCAGCTATGAGATAAACGGTGAATATTTCAGGATGACAGGCATTCCGTCACAGAACTCAAAGGAGCTTATGAGGAAACTCGGGATTATTTGA
- a CDS encoding ABC transporter permease: MKKSDLTGWQKVCAFTIAQNYKSKGTVIGLVIVCTFILLAGPLLSLAGGSKIEEVAHDLGSCKIENFYVLNDTDIPFDEKKFTEEHAQYEKVNFITSETDEESVISKMENEATKDVFMHIHEKQKAEGEDEEKYRIALFRSKDSEISSMEMESLSDSVRDFFFESRLEKSGMTEDQISMMDSDIYTQTIDAKDISEDKDDDFDAFTMSAVIFYSMIVMMIVLVSSQKIAVSLVTEKSSKVIETLLLTVRPLAIITGKIVGTMVVLILNAAIMLFCGMISGIITTAITAKKFSSVLTEGLMNIQNSGDGVEIDAEAVSSLNFDPVRIIAGIGIIIITTVLAFVFYSIISGITGASCSSMDDLSNASSFIALSSVAGVYLAMGAAMANNPVLTEVSYLFPFSGIYTVPVHFMFGKAGFSDVLILWGELILLTVFLFRFAAKIYHVLVYHNGERLKLRNLLEISKSQKGTV; this comes from the coding sequence ATGAAGAAAAGTGATCTTACGGGATGGCAGAAGGTCTGTGCCTTCACCATAGCCCAGAATTACAAAAGCAAAGGAACGGTCATAGGACTTGTGATTGTCTGCACGTTCATATTGCTGGCAGGTCCGCTTCTTTCACTTGCCGGAGGAAGCAAGATCGAAGAAGTCGCCCACGATCTGGGCAGCTGTAAAATAGAGAATTTCTATGTTCTCAACGACACGGACATTCCTTTTGATGAGAAGAAATTCACAGAGGAACATGCGCAGTATGAAAAGGTAAATTTCATCACTTCTGAAACAGATGAAGAATCGGTCATCAGCAAAATGGAAAACGAAGCTACAAAAGACGTTTTCATGCACATTCACGAAAAGCAGAAGGCCGAAGGGGAAGATGAGGAAAAGTACAGAATAGCACTTTTCAGATCAAAGGACAGCGAGATAAGTTCCATGGAAATGGAGTCGCTTTCGGACTCTGTAAGAGACTTTTTCTTTGAAAGCCGCCTTGAAAAAAGCGGAATGACTGAAGATCAGATAAGCATGATGGATTCTGACATTTATACGCAGACTATCGATGCGAAAGATATATCGGAAGACAAGGACGACGACTTTGACGCATTTACGATGTCAGCTGTAATATTCTACTCCATGATCGTAATGATGATCGTTCTTGTTTCCAGCCAGAAGATCGCTGTAAGTCTTGTTACGGAAAAATCCTCAAAGGTAATTGAGACACTTCTTCTTACAGTCCGCCCGCTTGCGATAATTACAGGCAAGATCGTCGGAACAATGGTAGTGCTTATCCTGAATGCGGCAATAATGCTTTTCTGCGGTATGATCTCAGGTATCATTACCACTGCAATAACAGCAAAGAAGTTTTCAAGTGTTTTAACTGAAGGATTAATGAACATTCAGAATTCCGGAGACGGAGTGGAGATAGACGCAGAAGCTGTCAGCAGCTTAAACTTTGATCCTGTCAGAATAATTGCCGGTATCGGAATTATAATAATCACTACAGTACTTGCATTTGTGTTCTATTCGATCATTTCCGGTATTACAGGCGCGTCATGCAGCAGCATGGATGACCTTTCAAACGCAAGTTCATTTATCGCACTTTCATCAGTTGCAGGCGTTTATCTTGCAATGGGCGCTGCAATGGCAAACAATCCTGTGCTTACTGAGGTGTCCTATCTGTTCCCGTTTTCGGGAATATACACGGTTCCGGTACATTTCATGTTCGGAAAGGCAGGCTTCAGCGATGTGCTGATCCTGTGGGGAGAACTTATACTTCTTACAGTATTCCTGTTCCGCTTTGCGGCAAAGATATATCATGTTCTTGTTTATCATAACGGAGAACGACTGAAACTCAGGAATCTTCTGGAGATATCAAAGTCTCAGAAAGGAACGGTGTGA